In one Dunckerocampus dactyliophorus isolate RoL2022-P2 chromosome 9, RoL_Ddac_1.1, whole genome shotgun sequence genomic region, the following are encoded:
- the ofd1 gene encoding centriole and centriolar satellite protein ofd1 isoform X1, whose protein sequence is MSSAKEDTLSPDELRKRLYKTLRDRGVLNTLKTQLRNQLIQELKPPLSGAEPPLRPVAVRSNYLLVSACNNIVADYLHCSGYEYSLSVFCPESGLCKEKVFKKGDILQLLKISPESPLYKSLSSSSNDSGFLINLVSNLTHHHAPGPYCDADTQTTSSSSYEQSLVEKMKMIDKEYEGVNYSGDKWFSFQSKLASYRRELEAQMQIEMNTKMQHFKDVEIAKVKMEEKALCQKEFDKLKQELEKTYEMKAKALNSREKNAIERLQKQQEIEEKDIYMQRQMVLKEIETLRDRENELRLRMETFQKSCEIHDEKVKTSDELMRRRELAVKMMEDTYDQRLKSEMSRYQLQLKEDYLKRTEQLTASESRNKEETIHIQKESATMKLKLEEYNKACSELKRLQVDLDAAQQQTALLNQQNELLRERMESMSDFASLKEDKALLQGQVRLLKTQLEEAQEEKQRLCADLDKPSKEQLALQVELRKLQSARNVDKEEFADQKQVLQTQLQLEVERCGQLKAQLMECEEKLQWMTAHVEDLKMQIRQTQQALENEVLRNPKPSLVDRSVLNFSGDKLVPPDIYVDRALLRPQAAYDHMSEVDEHAQGDKFRWSDSNSDLEMLAETNARIQQLAREAEALDEACRKYQQGAAHANYSNTCPPKPSRRVDSPLLTQASDLFRPYTNHKSKTILRSLSPKKSRPSSPAAYDTRNVFTATQHRVTFSQDQNRKSSGLLSAASSLSSSEPQSVRDDLPHDRHSFRRLSSPGSRTLHQDAAGKVVLSTLFPDLSHDSHLHSAHRDEASISCDFSPELSPPPSPQLQSTTRDPHSAPNRPCISSSSQSSPQPERISVEDLTGISPEPGHIPELLLDTAVPLSEEAPGGPSVPRLQAPRDLPEDLTNSQGQAEAPQISSELEEEQERQWERERREKQELRRREKEEAREREQQEAERLEKETLLQQQQEEEKHEGGGKDRGDEEEAQEDVLNENPLAKYMKMVLEAREKQHDKSSGGEEHASPEVKSLSEEKDNSIAAYSHKDEDADDDFW, encoded by the exons atgtccTCAGCCAAGGAAGACACTTTATCCCCAGATGAGCTAAGGAAGAGGCTCTATAAAACACTGAGGGATAGGGGAGTGCTGAATACACTTAAA ACCCAGCTGCGCAAccaactcatccaagagttAAAACCTCCTCTAAGCGGAGCAGAACCACCTCTGAGACCAGTTGCTGTTAGATCAAACTACCTTTTGGTCTCCGCCTGTAACAACATAGTGGCGGATTATCTTCACTGCTCAGGCTATGAGTACTCCTTATCTGTATTCTGCCCCGAGAGTGGCCTGTGCAAAGAGAAG GTATTCAAGAAAGGAGACATCCTTCAGCTTCTTAAAATCAGCCCTGAGTCACCACTGTACAAATCCCTG TCTTCAAGTAGCAACGATTCAG GGTTCCTCATCAACCTTGTGTCAAATCTCACACATCATCATGCTCCTGGTCCATACTGTGATGCTGACACGCAGACAACCAGCTCATCAAGTTATGAACAGTCTCTTG TTGAGAAGATGAAAATGATTGACAAGGAATATGAGGGTGTGAATTACAGCGGCGACAAGTGGTTTTCATTCCAGTCCAAACTGGCTTCCTACAGAAGAGAACTAGAAGCCCAGATGCAAATTGAAATGAACACAAAG ATGCAGCATTTTAAAGACGTTGAAATAGCCAAGGTTAAGATGGAAGAAAAAGCGCTTTGCCAGAAGGAGTTTGACAAGTTAAAACAGGAACTGGAGAAAACCTACGAGATGAAGGCGAAGGCGTTGAACAGCCGTGAGAAAAACGCGATTGAGAGGTTGCAAAAGCAGCAAGAG ATTGAGGAAAAAGACATCTATATGCAGAGGCAAATGGTGCTAAAGGAAATTGAAACGCTGCGGGACAGAGAGAATGAGCTGCGCTTGCGAATGGAGACATTTCAAAA GAGTTGTGAAATACATGACGAGAAGGTGAAGACCAGTGATGAGCTTATGAGGAGGAGAGAACTAGCAGTGAAGATGATGGAAGACACGTATGACCAGAGGCTGAAAAGTGAAATGTCCAG GTATCAGCTGCAGCTAAAGGAGGATTACTTAAAGAGAACAGAGCAACTAACAGCGAGTGAGAGCCGCAACAAAG AGGAAACCATTCACATCCAAAAAGAGTCAGCTACAATGAAGCTAAAATTGGAGGAGTACAATAAAGCCTGCTCAGAGCTGAAGAGGCTACAG GTGGATCTGGACGCAGCGCAGCAGCAAACCGCTCTGCTCAATCAACAGAATGAATTGCTGAGGGAACGAATGGAGAGTATGAGCGACTTTGCCAGTTTGAAAGAAGATAAAGCACTTTTGCAGGGGCAAGTGCGGCTTCTTAAGACACAGCTGGAGGAGGCACAGGAGGAGAAACAGCGTCTCTGTGCAG ACTTGGACAAACCATCCAAAGAGCAGTTGGCCTTGCAGGTAGAACTCCGCAAGCTCCAGAGTGCTCGCAACGTGGACAAAGAAGAGTTTGCAGACCAGAAGCAGGTGCTGCAGACACAGCTCCAGCTCGAG GTGGAGCGATGTGGTCAGCTCAAGGCGCAGCTGATGGAATGTGAGGAGAAGTTACAGTGGATGACTGCTCATGTTGAGGACCTCAAGATGCAGATTCGCCAAACTCAACAAG CTCTTGAAAATGAAGTGCTGCGTAACCCCAAGCCGTCTCTGGTCGATCGCTCCGTGTTGAATTTCAGCGGTGACAAGCTGGTTCCCCCCGATATCTACGTTGACCGAGCGTTGCTGAGGCCCCAGGCGGCTTATGATCACATGAGCGAAGTGGACGAGCATGCGCAAGGTGACAAATTCCGCTGGAGCGACTCCAACTCCGACTTGGAGATGCTGGCTGAAACCAACGCTCGCATCCAGCAGCTGGCAAGAGAGGCTGAGGCTTTGGATGAAGCTTGCAGGAAgtaccagcagggggcagcgcACGCCAACTACTCAAACACGTGTCCTCCGAAACCATCACGTCGGGTGGACTCTCCTCTGCTGACACAAGCTTCTGACCTCTTCCGACCTTACACCAACCACAAATCAAAGACCATATTAAGATCTCTTTCTCCGAAAAAAAGTCGGCCCTCCTCCCCAGCAGCCTATGACACCAGAAACGTCTTCACAGCTACTCAGCACAGAGTGACCTTCTCACAAGACCAAAACCGCAAGTCCTCCGGCCTTCTCTCAGCAGCTAGTAGCCTTTCATCTTCTGAGCCTCAGTCTGTAAGAGATGACCTCCCCCATGACAGACACTCATTCAGACGTCTGTCCTCCCCCGGCAGCAGAACGCTTCATCAAGATGCAGCAGGAA AGGTTGTTCTGTCCACCTTGTTCCCGGACTTGTCACATGACAGCCACCTTCACTCTGCCCACCGAGACGAGGCATCCATCTCATGTGACTTCTCCCCTGAGCTGAGCCCCCCTCCCAGTCCTCAACTCCAGAGTACGACGCGAGACCCACACAG TGCTCCAAATCGACCTTGCATCTCCTCCAGCTCGCAGTCTTCCCCGCAGCCTGAGAGAATAAGTGTTGAGGATCTCACAGGGATTTCACCAG AACCCGGCCACATTCCAGAGCTTCTCTTGGACACTGCCGTCCCTCTCTCCGAGGAGGCCCCCGGCGGCCCCTCTGTCCCCCGCCTACAGGCTCCGCGGGACCTCCCAGAAGACCTGACGAACTCCCAGGGCCAAGCGG AAGCTCCCCAAATCTCAAGTGAATTGGAGGAAGAGCAGGAGCGGCAATGggaaagagagagaagagaaaaGCAAGAACTGAGGCGCCGGGAAAAAGAGGAGGCCAGAGAGCGAGAACAACAGGAAGCAGAAAGACTGGAGAAAGAGACT CTCCTGCAACAAcaacaggaggaggagaagcatGAGGGAGGAGGCAAGGACAGAGGAGATGAGGAAGAAGCGCAGGAAGACGTCCTGAATGAAAATCCTTTAGC
- the ofd1 gene encoding centriole and centriolar satellite protein ofd1 isoform X2, with translation MSSAKEDTLSPDELRKRLYKTLRDRGVLNTLKTQLRNQLIQELKPPLSGAEPPLRPVAVRSNYLLVSACNNIVADYLHCSGYEYSLSVFCPESGLCKEKVFKKGDILQLLKISPESPLYKSLSSSSNDSGFLINLVSNLTHHHAPGPYCDADTQTTSSSSYEQSLVEKMKMIDKEYEGVNYSGDKWFSFQSKLASYRRELEAQMQIEMNTKMQHFKDVEIAKVKMEEKALCQKEFDKLKQELEKTYEMKAKALNSREKNAIERLQKQQEIEEKDIYMQRQMVLKEIETLRDRENELRLRMETFQKSCEIHDEKVKTSDELMRRRELAVKMMEDTYDQRLKSEMSRYQLQLKEDYLKRTEQLTASESRNKEETIHIQKESATMKLKLEEYNKACSELKRLQVDLDAAQQQTALLNQQNELLRERMESMSDFASLKEDKALLQGQVRLLKTQLEEAQEEKQRLCADLDKPSKEQLALQVELRKLQSARNVDKEEFADQKQVLQTQLQLEVERCGQLKAQLMECEEKLQWMTAHVEDLKMQIRQTQQALENEVLRNPKPSLVDRSVLNFSGDKLVPPDIYVDRALLRPQAAYDHMSEVDEHAQGDKFRWSDSNSDLEMLAETNARIQQLAREAEALDEACRKYQQGAAHANYSNTCPPKPSRRVDSPLLTQASDLFRPYTNHKSKTILRSLSPKKSRPSSPAAYDTRNVFTATQHRVTFSQDQNRKSSGLLSAASSLSSSEPQSVRDDLPHDRHSFRRLSSPGSRTLHQDAAGKVVLSTLFPDLSHDSHLHSAHRDEASISCDFSPELSPPPSPQLQSTTRDPHSAPNRPCISSSSQSSPQPERISVEDLTGISPEPGHIPELLLDTAVPLSEEAPGGPSVPRLQAPRDLPEDLTNSQGQAAPQISSELEEEQERQWERERREKQELRRREKEEAREREQQEAERLEKETLLQQQQEEEKHEGGGKDRGDEEEAQEDVLNENPLAKYMKMVLEAREKQHDKSSGGEEHASPEVKSLSEEKDNSIAAYSHKDEDADDDFW, from the exons atgtccTCAGCCAAGGAAGACACTTTATCCCCAGATGAGCTAAGGAAGAGGCTCTATAAAACACTGAGGGATAGGGGAGTGCTGAATACACTTAAA ACCCAGCTGCGCAAccaactcatccaagagttAAAACCTCCTCTAAGCGGAGCAGAACCACCTCTGAGACCAGTTGCTGTTAGATCAAACTACCTTTTGGTCTCCGCCTGTAACAACATAGTGGCGGATTATCTTCACTGCTCAGGCTATGAGTACTCCTTATCTGTATTCTGCCCCGAGAGTGGCCTGTGCAAAGAGAAG GTATTCAAGAAAGGAGACATCCTTCAGCTTCTTAAAATCAGCCCTGAGTCACCACTGTACAAATCCCTG TCTTCAAGTAGCAACGATTCAG GGTTCCTCATCAACCTTGTGTCAAATCTCACACATCATCATGCTCCTGGTCCATACTGTGATGCTGACACGCAGACAACCAGCTCATCAAGTTATGAACAGTCTCTTG TTGAGAAGATGAAAATGATTGACAAGGAATATGAGGGTGTGAATTACAGCGGCGACAAGTGGTTTTCATTCCAGTCCAAACTGGCTTCCTACAGAAGAGAACTAGAAGCCCAGATGCAAATTGAAATGAACACAAAG ATGCAGCATTTTAAAGACGTTGAAATAGCCAAGGTTAAGATGGAAGAAAAAGCGCTTTGCCAGAAGGAGTTTGACAAGTTAAAACAGGAACTGGAGAAAACCTACGAGATGAAGGCGAAGGCGTTGAACAGCCGTGAGAAAAACGCGATTGAGAGGTTGCAAAAGCAGCAAGAG ATTGAGGAAAAAGACATCTATATGCAGAGGCAAATGGTGCTAAAGGAAATTGAAACGCTGCGGGACAGAGAGAATGAGCTGCGCTTGCGAATGGAGACATTTCAAAA GAGTTGTGAAATACATGACGAGAAGGTGAAGACCAGTGATGAGCTTATGAGGAGGAGAGAACTAGCAGTGAAGATGATGGAAGACACGTATGACCAGAGGCTGAAAAGTGAAATGTCCAG GTATCAGCTGCAGCTAAAGGAGGATTACTTAAAGAGAACAGAGCAACTAACAGCGAGTGAGAGCCGCAACAAAG AGGAAACCATTCACATCCAAAAAGAGTCAGCTACAATGAAGCTAAAATTGGAGGAGTACAATAAAGCCTGCTCAGAGCTGAAGAGGCTACAG GTGGATCTGGACGCAGCGCAGCAGCAAACCGCTCTGCTCAATCAACAGAATGAATTGCTGAGGGAACGAATGGAGAGTATGAGCGACTTTGCCAGTTTGAAAGAAGATAAAGCACTTTTGCAGGGGCAAGTGCGGCTTCTTAAGACACAGCTGGAGGAGGCACAGGAGGAGAAACAGCGTCTCTGTGCAG ACTTGGACAAACCATCCAAAGAGCAGTTGGCCTTGCAGGTAGAACTCCGCAAGCTCCAGAGTGCTCGCAACGTGGACAAAGAAGAGTTTGCAGACCAGAAGCAGGTGCTGCAGACACAGCTCCAGCTCGAG GTGGAGCGATGTGGTCAGCTCAAGGCGCAGCTGATGGAATGTGAGGAGAAGTTACAGTGGATGACTGCTCATGTTGAGGACCTCAAGATGCAGATTCGCCAAACTCAACAAG CTCTTGAAAATGAAGTGCTGCGTAACCCCAAGCCGTCTCTGGTCGATCGCTCCGTGTTGAATTTCAGCGGTGACAAGCTGGTTCCCCCCGATATCTACGTTGACCGAGCGTTGCTGAGGCCCCAGGCGGCTTATGATCACATGAGCGAAGTGGACGAGCATGCGCAAGGTGACAAATTCCGCTGGAGCGACTCCAACTCCGACTTGGAGATGCTGGCTGAAACCAACGCTCGCATCCAGCAGCTGGCAAGAGAGGCTGAGGCTTTGGATGAAGCTTGCAGGAAgtaccagcagggggcagcgcACGCCAACTACTCAAACACGTGTCCTCCGAAACCATCACGTCGGGTGGACTCTCCTCTGCTGACACAAGCTTCTGACCTCTTCCGACCTTACACCAACCACAAATCAAAGACCATATTAAGATCTCTTTCTCCGAAAAAAAGTCGGCCCTCCTCCCCAGCAGCCTATGACACCAGAAACGTCTTCACAGCTACTCAGCACAGAGTGACCTTCTCACAAGACCAAAACCGCAAGTCCTCCGGCCTTCTCTCAGCAGCTAGTAGCCTTTCATCTTCTGAGCCTCAGTCTGTAAGAGATGACCTCCCCCATGACAGACACTCATTCAGACGTCTGTCCTCCCCCGGCAGCAGAACGCTTCATCAAGATGCAGCAGGAA AGGTTGTTCTGTCCACCTTGTTCCCGGACTTGTCACATGACAGCCACCTTCACTCTGCCCACCGAGACGAGGCATCCATCTCATGTGACTTCTCCCCTGAGCTGAGCCCCCCTCCCAGTCCTCAACTCCAGAGTACGACGCGAGACCCACACAG TGCTCCAAATCGACCTTGCATCTCCTCCAGCTCGCAGTCTTCCCCGCAGCCTGAGAGAATAAGTGTTGAGGATCTCACAGGGATTTCACCAG AACCCGGCCACATTCCAGAGCTTCTCTTGGACACTGCCGTCCCTCTCTCCGAGGAGGCCCCCGGCGGCCCCTCTGTCCCCCGCCTACAGGCTCCGCGGGACCTCCCAGAAGACCTGACGAACTCCCAGGGCCAAGCGG CTCCCCAAATCTCAAGTGAATTGGAGGAAGAGCAGGAGCGGCAATGggaaagagagagaagagaaaaGCAAGAACTGAGGCGCCGGGAAAAAGAGGAGGCCAGAGAGCGAGAACAACAGGAAGCAGAAAGACTGGAGAAAGAGACT CTCCTGCAACAAcaacaggaggaggagaagcatGAGGGAGGAGGCAAGGACAGAGGAGATGAGGAAGAAGCGCAGGAAGACGTCCTGAATGAAAATCCTTTAGC